One Caretta caretta isolate rCarCar2 chromosome 6, rCarCar1.hap1, whole genome shotgun sequence genomic region harbors:
- the LOC142072635 gene encoding uncharacterized protein LOC142072635: protein MQSPPSQETTQSRIRRRAPAWSEREVLDLIACWGDESVMAELCSKKRNANTYAKVSRAMTERGYSRDTEQCHTKIKELRQAYQKAREANRRSGSQPHTCHFYRELHAIMGGDDTTTPPLSVDTCKGGVAWSKEDEILEDEEEEEEEDSAQVTSGESVFPPSQELFLTLEPIAFPYSQSMLPDHDPGEGTSAGANVSMRPLSTPSQRLVQIRRQKKLTRDDMFAELMQSSCTDRTQLNARRQTIAESRKALHEYEERRDICDESRRDAMVKLMGEQTDMLRCMVDLMRERQQDHRLPLQPLNNCPPSSPSSIASSPRCPRTQHRVGGGRAMLTHTVNPRGLHKQQKAGIS, encoded by the exons atgcagagtccaccatctcaagagaccacgcagtcccggattcgcagacgagctccagcatggtccgaacgggaggtactggatctcattgcatgttggggagatgaatctgttatggcagaactatgttccaaaaaaagGAACGCAAATACgtatgctaaagtctccagggccatgacagaaagaggctactccagggacacagaacagtgtcatacaaaaatcaaggagctcaggcaagcgtaccaaaaagccagggaggcgaacaggcgctctgggtcacagccccatacatgccacttctaccgtgagctgcatgccattatggggggtgacgacaccactaccccaccactgtccgtggacacctgcaaggggggagtagcatGGAGCAAGGAGGATGAGAttttggaggacgaagaggaggaggaggaggaggacagtgcacaggtgacaagtggggaatctgttttcccccctagccaggaactattcttaacgctggagccaatagccttcccctactcccaaagcatgctcccggaccatgaccctggagaaggcacttctg caggtgcaaatgtttcaatgcggcccctatctactccgtcccagaggctggtccagattagaaggcagaaaaagctaactcgggacgacatgtttgccgagctcatgcagtcctcctgcactgataggacCCAGTTGAATGCGcggaggcaaacaattgcagaGTCACGTAAAGCAttacatgaatacgaagagaggagggacatATGTGATGAGAGCAGGcgggatgctatggtcaagctcatgggggagcaaactgacatgctccgctgtatggtggatctaatgcgggaaaggcagcaagaccacagactgccgctgcagcccctgaataactgccctccctcctccccaagttccatagcctcctcacccagatgcccaagaacacaacacagggtggggggggggagggctatgttgacccacacagtcaaccccagaggattgcacaagcagcagaaagctggcatatcctaa
- the LOC125637917 gene encoding uncharacterized protein LOC125637917 isoform X4, translating to MDYCTFASSATALPLPMCKLCHAELSCLSFQMSLTFEDVAMYFSPVEWALLGEEQRQLYKHVMWENYQTLVSLGIQTPKPVVISSIERGEELCVQGPTEDEDEDVLSGTRPGARNLSRAAGQTPEEWCGNLEPLRPFPGTSGKKHSKKSERGRHHKRQCRPQRQRKNLIRNEPATSVGHQRRSRPYIKPPAEVKAEPRKSLFTCRVCREEFKVQSDLISHHRMVHRRQELYHCSECGESFRRKKEFRVHGKAHRKKRDHPCSECGKIFHQVSHLIAHQRIHTGERPYCCAECGKRFFHISALNIHKRVHSGERPYACAECGKRFMDSSTFRNHQAIHSEKRPHRCNQCGKGFKVISSLTRHLKIHSEERPFLCHECGKNFCLREHLIRHQRIHTGEQPYCCAECGKKFSLLQSLRRHQETHITGRLHRCAECGKIFRHPENLSRHQGVHTGKLHRCTECGKGFVYIHHLKSHQRIHTGEKPYCCTECGKSFTQLSGLTNHLRIHSGERPYPCTQCGKRFAHSSSLTEHLKIHSGERPYSCIQCGKHFARSSSLTQHQRTHPGERPYSCTQCGKRFARSSYLTKHQSTHS from the exons ATGGACTACTGTacttttgcatcatctgcaacaGCTCTTCCTCTGCCAATGTGTAAACTTTGCCATGCTGAGTTGAGTTGTTTGTCCTTTCAGATGTCACTGACGTTTGAGGATGTGGCCATGTATTTCTCCCCAGTGGAGTGGGCGCTGCTGGGCGAGGAGCAAAGGCAACTTTACAAACACGTCATGTGGGAAAATTACCAGACTCTGGTCTCGTTAG GAATCCAAACCCCCAAGCCAGTGGTGATCTCCAGCATAGAGCGAGGGGAAGAGCTGTGTGTCCAGGGTCCCACAGAAGATGAAGATGAGGACGTCCTGAGTGGCACCCGCCCAG GGGCGAGGAACCTGAGCAGGGCTGCGGGGCAGACCCCTGAGGAATGGTGTGGCAACCTGGAGCCACTCAGGCCTTTCCCAGGGACATCAGGGAAGAAGCATTCCAAGAAATCTGAGCGGGGTAGACACCACAAGAGGCAGTGCAGGCCACAAAGGCAGAGGAAAAATCTGATCAGAAATGAGCCAGCAACCTCAGTAGGCCATCAGAGGAGATCCAGACCATACATAAAGCCTCCTGCAGAGGTTAAAGCTGAGCCCAGAAAGAGCCTGTTTACCTGTCGTGTGTGCAGAGAAGAATTCAAGGTGCAAAGCGACCTGATAAGCCACCACCGGATGGTTCATAGGAGACAGGAACTGTATCACTGTAGTGAGTGTGGGGAGAGCTTTAGGAGAAAGAAGGAGTTCAGAGTACATGGGAAAGCTCACAGAAAGAAGAGAGACCATCCCTGTTCTGAGTGTGGGAAGATATTCCACCAAGTATCGCATCTCATTGCCCACCAGAGAATacatacaggagagagaccctattgCTGTGCTGAGTGTGGAAAAAGATTCTTCCATATATCAGCACTTAACATCCACAAGAGAGTCCactcaggagagagaccctatgccTGCGCTGAGTGTGGAAAGCGATTTATGGATTCATCAACATTTCGtaatcatcaggcaatccactCAGAAAAGAGACCCCATCGCTGTAACCAATGTGGGAAAGGCTTCAAAGTTATATCAAGTCTTACTAGACACCTGAAAATCCACAGCGAAGAGAGACCCTTCTTGTGTCATGAGTGTGGGAAAAATTTTTGTCTACGAGAACATCTGatcagacatcagagaatccacactggggAGCAGCCCTATTGCTgtgctgagtgtgggaaaaaattCAGTCTCCTTCAAAGTCTCAGGAGACACCAGGAAACCCATATTACGGGGAGGCTCCATCGCTGTGCTGAGTGTGGGAAAATATTCCGTCATCCAGAAAATCTCTCTCGACACCAGGGAGTCCACACTGGGAAACTCCATCGCTGCACTGAGTGTGGAAAAGGCTTTGTCTATATACATCATCTCAAGAgccaccagagaatccacactggagagaaaccctatTGTTGCACTGAGTGCGGGAAAAGTTTCACCCAATTGTCTGGCCTCACCAACCACCTGAGAATCCATTCAGGAGAGCGACCCTATCCCTGCACGCAGTGTGGGAAGCGCTTTGCTCACTCATCATCTCTCACTGAGCATCTGAAAATCCATTCAGGAGAGCGACCATATTCCTGCATTCAGTGTGGGAAGCACTTTGCTCGCTCATCATCTCTTACTCAGCATCAGAGAACCCACCCAGGAGAGCGACCATATTCCTGCACTCAGTGTGGGAAGCGCTTTGCTCGTTCATCATATCTTACTAAACACCAGAGCACCCACTCATGA
- the LOC125637917 gene encoding uncharacterized protein LOC125637917 isoform X2 — protein sequence MDYCTFASSATALPLPMCKLCHAELSCLSFQMSLTFEDVAMYFSPVEWALLGEEQRQLYKHVMWENYQTLVSLGIQTPKPVVISSIERGEELCVQGPTEDEDEDVLSGTRPDAEETWDWSATESSLGFFLTQSSSPRTGARNLSRAAGQTPEEWCGNLEPLRPFPGTSGKKHSKKSERGRHHKRQCRPQRQRKNLIRNEPATSVGHQRRSRPYIKPPAEVKAEPRKSLFTCRVCREEFKVQSDLISHHRMVHRRQELYHCSECGESFRRKKEFRVHGKAHRKKRDHPCSECGKIFHQVSHLIAHQRIHTGERPYCCAECGKRFFHISALNIHKRVHSGERPYACAECGKRFMDSSTFRNHQAIHSEKRPHRCNQCGKGFKVISSLTRHLKIHSEERPFLCHECGKNFCLREHLIRHQRIHTGEQPYCCAECGKKFSLLQSLRRHQETHITGRLHRCAECGKIFRHPENLSRHQGVHTGKLHRCTECGKGFVYIHHLKSHQRIHTGEKPYCCTECGKSFTQLSGLTNHLRIHSGERPYPCTQCGKRFAHSSSLTEHLKIHSGERPYSCIQCGKHFARSSSLTQHQRTHPGERPYSCTQCGKRFARSSYLTKHQSTHS from the exons ATGGACTACTGTacttttgcatcatctgcaacaGCTCTTCCTCTGCCAATGTGTAAACTTTGCCATGCTGAGTTGAGTTGTTTGTCCTTTCAGATGTCACTGACGTTTGAGGATGTGGCCATGTATTTCTCCCCAGTGGAGTGGGCGCTGCTGGGCGAGGAGCAAAGGCAACTTTACAAACACGTCATGTGGGAAAATTACCAGACTCTGGTCTCGTTAG GAATCCAAACCCCCAAGCCAGTGGTGATCTCCAGCATAGAGCGAGGGGAAGAGCTGTGTGTCCAGGGTCCCACAGAAGATGAAGATGAGGACGTCCTGAGTGGCACCCGCCCAG ATGCAGAGGAGACCTGGGACTGGTCAGcaactgaaagctctttgggcTTCTTCCTCACACAAAGCTCTTCCCCTAGAACAG GGGCGAGGAACCTGAGCAGGGCTGCGGGGCAGACCCCTGAGGAATGGTGTGGCAACCTGGAGCCACTCAGGCCTTTCCCAGGGACATCAGGGAAGAAGCATTCCAAGAAATCTGAGCGGGGTAGACACCACAAGAGGCAGTGCAGGCCACAAAGGCAGAGGAAAAATCTGATCAGAAATGAGCCAGCAACCTCAGTAGGCCATCAGAGGAGATCCAGACCATACATAAAGCCTCCTGCAGAGGTTAAAGCTGAGCCCAGAAAGAGCCTGTTTACCTGTCGTGTGTGCAGAGAAGAATTCAAGGTGCAAAGCGACCTGATAAGCCACCACCGGATGGTTCATAGGAGACAGGAACTGTATCACTGTAGTGAGTGTGGGGAGAGCTTTAGGAGAAAGAAGGAGTTCAGAGTACATGGGAAAGCTCACAGAAAGAAGAGAGACCATCCCTGTTCTGAGTGTGGGAAGATATTCCACCAAGTATCGCATCTCATTGCCCACCAGAGAATacatacaggagagagaccctattgCTGTGCTGAGTGTGGAAAAAGATTCTTCCATATATCAGCACTTAACATCCACAAGAGAGTCCactcaggagagagaccctatgccTGCGCTGAGTGTGGAAAGCGATTTATGGATTCATCAACATTTCGtaatcatcaggcaatccactCAGAAAAGAGACCCCATCGCTGTAACCAATGTGGGAAAGGCTTCAAAGTTATATCAAGTCTTACTAGACACCTGAAAATCCACAGCGAAGAGAGACCCTTCTTGTGTCATGAGTGTGGGAAAAATTTTTGTCTACGAGAACATCTGatcagacatcagagaatccacactggggAGCAGCCCTATTGCTgtgctgagtgtgggaaaaaattCAGTCTCCTTCAAAGTCTCAGGAGACACCAGGAAACCCATATTACGGGGAGGCTCCATCGCTGTGCTGAGTGTGGGAAAATATTCCGTCATCCAGAAAATCTCTCTCGACACCAGGGAGTCCACACTGGGAAACTCCATCGCTGCACTGAGTGTGGAAAAGGCTTTGTCTATATACATCATCTCAAGAgccaccagagaatccacactggagagaaaccctatTGTTGCACTGAGTGCGGGAAAAGTTTCACCCAATTGTCTGGCCTCACCAACCACCTGAGAATCCATTCAGGAGAGCGACCCTATCCCTGCACGCAGTGTGGGAAGCGCTTTGCTCACTCATCATCTCTCACTGAGCATCTGAAAATCCATTCAGGAGAGCGACCATATTCCTGCATTCAGTGTGGGAAGCACTTTGCTCGCTCATCATCTCTTACTCAGCATCAGAGAACCCACCCAGGAGAGCGACCATATTCCTGCACTCAGTGTGGGAAGCGCTTTGCTCGTTCATCATATCTTACTAAACACCAGAGCACCCACTCATGA
- the LOC125637917 gene encoding uncharacterized protein LOC125637917 isoform X3 produces MDYCTFASSATALPLPMCKLCHAELSCLSFQMSLTFEDVAMYFSPVEWALLGEEQRQLYKHVMWENYQTLVSLGIQTPKPVVISSIERGEELCVQGPTEDEDEDVLSGTRPAGARNLSRAAGQTPEEWCGNLEPLRPFPGTSGKKHSKKSERGRHHKRQCRPQRQRKNLIRNEPATSVGHQRRSRPYIKPPAEVKAEPRKSLFTCRVCREEFKVQSDLISHHRMVHRRQELYHCSECGESFRRKKEFRVHGKAHRKKRDHPCSECGKIFHQVSHLIAHQRIHTGERPYCCAECGKRFFHISALNIHKRVHSGERPYACAECGKRFMDSSTFRNHQAIHSEKRPHRCNQCGKGFKVISSLTRHLKIHSEERPFLCHECGKNFCLREHLIRHQRIHTGEQPYCCAECGKKFSLLQSLRRHQETHITGRLHRCAECGKIFRHPENLSRHQGVHTGKLHRCTECGKGFVYIHHLKSHQRIHTGEKPYCCTECGKSFTQLSGLTNHLRIHSGERPYPCTQCGKRFAHSSSLTEHLKIHSGERPYSCIQCGKHFARSSSLTQHQRTHPGERPYSCTQCGKRFARSSYLTKHQSTHS; encoded by the exons ATGGACTACTGTacttttgcatcatctgcaacaGCTCTTCCTCTGCCAATGTGTAAACTTTGCCATGCTGAGTTGAGTTGTTTGTCCTTTCAGATGTCACTGACGTTTGAGGATGTGGCCATGTATTTCTCCCCAGTGGAGTGGGCGCTGCTGGGCGAGGAGCAAAGGCAACTTTACAAACACGTCATGTGGGAAAATTACCAGACTCTGGTCTCGTTAG GAATCCAAACCCCCAAGCCAGTGGTGATCTCCAGCATAGAGCGAGGGGAAGAGCTGTGTGTCCAGGGTCCCACAGAAGATGAAGATGAGGACGTCCTGAGTGGCACCCGCCCAG CAGGGGCGAGGAACCTGAGCAGGGCTGCGGGGCAGACCCCTGAGGAATGGTGTGGCAACCTGGAGCCACTCAGGCCTTTCCCAGGGACATCAGGGAAGAAGCATTCCAAGAAATCTGAGCGGGGTAGACACCACAAGAGGCAGTGCAGGCCACAAAGGCAGAGGAAAAATCTGATCAGAAATGAGCCAGCAACCTCAGTAGGCCATCAGAGGAGATCCAGACCATACATAAAGCCTCCTGCAGAGGTTAAAGCTGAGCCCAGAAAGAGCCTGTTTACCTGTCGTGTGTGCAGAGAAGAATTCAAGGTGCAAAGCGACCTGATAAGCCACCACCGGATGGTTCATAGGAGACAGGAACTGTATCACTGTAGTGAGTGTGGGGAGAGCTTTAGGAGAAAGAAGGAGTTCAGAGTACATGGGAAAGCTCACAGAAAGAAGAGAGACCATCCCTGTTCTGAGTGTGGGAAGATATTCCACCAAGTATCGCATCTCATTGCCCACCAGAGAATacatacaggagagagaccctattgCTGTGCTGAGTGTGGAAAAAGATTCTTCCATATATCAGCACTTAACATCCACAAGAGAGTCCactcaggagagagaccctatgccTGCGCTGAGTGTGGAAAGCGATTTATGGATTCATCAACATTTCGtaatcatcaggcaatccactCAGAAAAGAGACCCCATCGCTGTAACCAATGTGGGAAAGGCTTCAAAGTTATATCAAGTCTTACTAGACACCTGAAAATCCACAGCGAAGAGAGACCCTTCTTGTGTCATGAGTGTGGGAAAAATTTTTGTCTACGAGAACATCTGatcagacatcagagaatccacactggggAGCAGCCCTATTGCTgtgctgagtgtgggaaaaaattCAGTCTCCTTCAAAGTCTCAGGAGACACCAGGAAACCCATATTACGGGGAGGCTCCATCGCTGTGCTGAGTGTGGGAAAATATTCCGTCATCCAGAAAATCTCTCTCGACACCAGGGAGTCCACACTGGGAAACTCCATCGCTGCACTGAGTGTGGAAAAGGCTTTGTCTATATACATCATCTCAAGAgccaccagagaatccacactggagagaaaccctatTGTTGCACTGAGTGCGGGAAAAGTTTCACCCAATTGTCTGGCCTCACCAACCACCTGAGAATCCATTCAGGAGAGCGACCCTATCCCTGCACGCAGTGTGGGAAGCGCTTTGCTCACTCATCATCTCTCACTGAGCATCTGAAAATCCATTCAGGAGAGCGACCATATTCCTGCATTCAGTGTGGGAAGCACTTTGCTCGCTCATCATCTCTTACTCAGCATCAGAGAACCCACCCAGGAGAGCGACCATATTCCTGCACTCAGTGTGGGAAGCGCTTTGCTCGTTCATCATATCTTACTAAACACCAGAGCACCCACTCATGA
- the LOC125637917 gene encoding uncharacterized protein LOC125637917 isoform X1, whose product MDYCTFASSATALPLPMCKLCHAELSCLSFQMSLTFEDVAMYFSPVEWALLGEEQRQLYKHVMWENYQTLVSLGIQTPKPVVISSIERGEELCVQGPTEDEDEDVLSGTRPDAEETWDWSATESSLGFFLTQSSSPRTAGARNLSRAAGQTPEEWCGNLEPLRPFPGTSGKKHSKKSERGRHHKRQCRPQRQRKNLIRNEPATSVGHQRRSRPYIKPPAEVKAEPRKSLFTCRVCREEFKVQSDLISHHRMVHRRQELYHCSECGESFRRKKEFRVHGKAHRKKRDHPCSECGKIFHQVSHLIAHQRIHTGERPYCCAECGKRFFHISALNIHKRVHSGERPYACAECGKRFMDSSTFRNHQAIHSEKRPHRCNQCGKGFKVISSLTRHLKIHSEERPFLCHECGKNFCLREHLIRHQRIHTGEQPYCCAECGKKFSLLQSLRRHQETHITGRLHRCAECGKIFRHPENLSRHQGVHTGKLHRCTECGKGFVYIHHLKSHQRIHTGEKPYCCTECGKSFTQLSGLTNHLRIHSGERPYPCTQCGKRFAHSSSLTEHLKIHSGERPYSCIQCGKHFARSSSLTQHQRTHPGERPYSCTQCGKRFARSSYLTKHQSTHS is encoded by the exons ATGGACTACTGTacttttgcatcatctgcaacaGCTCTTCCTCTGCCAATGTGTAAACTTTGCCATGCTGAGTTGAGTTGTTTGTCCTTTCAGATGTCACTGACGTTTGAGGATGTGGCCATGTATTTCTCCCCAGTGGAGTGGGCGCTGCTGGGCGAGGAGCAAAGGCAACTTTACAAACACGTCATGTGGGAAAATTACCAGACTCTGGTCTCGTTAG GAATCCAAACCCCCAAGCCAGTGGTGATCTCCAGCATAGAGCGAGGGGAAGAGCTGTGTGTCCAGGGTCCCACAGAAGATGAAGATGAGGACGTCCTGAGTGGCACCCGCCCAG ATGCAGAGGAGACCTGGGACTGGTCAGcaactgaaagctctttgggcTTCTTCCTCACACAAAGCTCTTCCCCTAGAACAG CAGGGGCGAGGAACCTGAGCAGGGCTGCGGGGCAGACCCCTGAGGAATGGTGTGGCAACCTGGAGCCACTCAGGCCTTTCCCAGGGACATCAGGGAAGAAGCATTCCAAGAAATCTGAGCGGGGTAGACACCACAAGAGGCAGTGCAGGCCACAAAGGCAGAGGAAAAATCTGATCAGAAATGAGCCAGCAACCTCAGTAGGCCATCAGAGGAGATCCAGACCATACATAAAGCCTCCTGCAGAGGTTAAAGCTGAGCCCAGAAAGAGCCTGTTTACCTGTCGTGTGTGCAGAGAAGAATTCAAGGTGCAAAGCGACCTGATAAGCCACCACCGGATGGTTCATAGGAGACAGGAACTGTATCACTGTAGTGAGTGTGGGGAGAGCTTTAGGAGAAAGAAGGAGTTCAGAGTACATGGGAAAGCTCACAGAAAGAAGAGAGACCATCCCTGTTCTGAGTGTGGGAAGATATTCCACCAAGTATCGCATCTCATTGCCCACCAGAGAATacatacaggagagagaccctattgCTGTGCTGAGTGTGGAAAAAGATTCTTCCATATATCAGCACTTAACATCCACAAGAGAGTCCactcaggagagagaccctatgccTGCGCTGAGTGTGGAAAGCGATTTATGGATTCATCAACATTTCGtaatcatcaggcaatccactCAGAAAAGAGACCCCATCGCTGTAACCAATGTGGGAAAGGCTTCAAAGTTATATCAAGTCTTACTAGACACCTGAAAATCCACAGCGAAGAGAGACCCTTCTTGTGTCATGAGTGTGGGAAAAATTTTTGTCTACGAGAACATCTGatcagacatcagagaatccacactggggAGCAGCCCTATTGCTgtgctgagtgtgggaaaaaattCAGTCTCCTTCAAAGTCTCAGGAGACACCAGGAAACCCATATTACGGGGAGGCTCCATCGCTGTGCTGAGTGTGGGAAAATATTCCGTCATCCAGAAAATCTCTCTCGACACCAGGGAGTCCACACTGGGAAACTCCATCGCTGCACTGAGTGTGGAAAAGGCTTTGTCTATATACATCATCTCAAGAgccaccagagaatccacactggagagaaaccctatTGTTGCACTGAGTGCGGGAAAAGTTTCACCCAATTGTCTGGCCTCACCAACCACCTGAGAATCCATTCAGGAGAGCGACCCTATCCCTGCACGCAGTGTGGGAAGCGCTTTGCTCACTCATCATCTCTCACTGAGCATCTGAAAATCCATTCAGGAGAGCGACCATATTCCTGCATTCAGTGTGGGAAGCACTTTGCTCGCTCATCATCTCTTACTCAGCATCAGAGAACCCACCCAGGAGAGCGACCATATTCCTGCACTCAGTGTGGGAAGCGCTTTGCTCGTTCATCATATCTTACTAAACACCAGAGCACCCACTCATGA
- the LOC125637917 gene encoding uncharacterized protein LOC125637917 isoform X5, which translates to MSLTFEDVAMYFSPVEWALLGEEQRQLYKHVMWENYQTLVSLGIQTPKPVVISSIERGEELCVQGPTEDEDEDVLSGTRPDAEETWDWSATESSLGFFLTQSSSPRTAGARNLSRAAGQTPEEWCGNLEPLRPFPGTSGKKHSKKSERGRHHKRQCRPQRQRKNLIRNEPATSVGHQRRSRPYIKPPAEVKAEPRKSLFTCRVCREEFKVQSDLISHHRMVHRRQELYHCSECGESFRRKKEFRVHGKAHRKKRDHPCSECGKIFHQVSHLIAHQRIHTGERPYCCAECGKRFFHISALNIHKRVHSGERPYACAECGKRFMDSSTFRNHQAIHSEKRPHRCNQCGKGFKVISSLTRHLKIHSEERPFLCHECGKNFCLREHLIRHQRIHTGEQPYCCAECGKKFSLLQSLRRHQETHITGRLHRCAECGKIFRHPENLSRHQGVHTGKLHRCTECGKGFVYIHHLKSHQRIHTGEKPYCCTECGKSFTQLSGLTNHLRIHSGERPYPCTQCGKRFAHSSSLTEHLKIHSGERPYSCIQCGKHFARSSSLTQHQRTHPGERPYSCTQCGKRFARSSYLTKHQSTHS; encoded by the exons ATGTCACTGACGTTTGAGGATGTGGCCATGTATTTCTCCCCAGTGGAGTGGGCGCTGCTGGGCGAGGAGCAAAGGCAACTTTACAAACACGTCATGTGGGAAAATTACCAGACTCTGGTCTCGTTAG GAATCCAAACCCCCAAGCCAGTGGTGATCTCCAGCATAGAGCGAGGGGAAGAGCTGTGTGTCCAGGGTCCCACAGAAGATGAAGATGAGGACGTCCTGAGTGGCACCCGCCCAG ATGCAGAGGAGACCTGGGACTGGTCAGcaactgaaagctctttgggcTTCTTCCTCACACAAAGCTCTTCCCCTAGAACAG CAGGGGCGAGGAACCTGAGCAGGGCTGCGGGGCAGACCCCTGAGGAATGGTGTGGCAACCTGGAGCCACTCAGGCCTTTCCCAGGGACATCAGGGAAGAAGCATTCCAAGAAATCTGAGCGGGGTAGACACCACAAGAGGCAGTGCAGGCCACAAAGGCAGAGGAAAAATCTGATCAGAAATGAGCCAGCAACCTCAGTAGGCCATCAGAGGAGATCCAGACCATACATAAAGCCTCCTGCAGAGGTTAAAGCTGAGCCCAGAAAGAGCCTGTTTACCTGTCGTGTGTGCAGAGAAGAATTCAAGGTGCAAAGCGACCTGATAAGCCACCACCGGATGGTTCATAGGAGACAGGAACTGTATCACTGTAGTGAGTGTGGGGAGAGCTTTAGGAGAAAGAAGGAGTTCAGAGTACATGGGAAAGCTCACAGAAAGAAGAGAGACCATCCCTGTTCTGAGTGTGGGAAGATATTCCACCAAGTATCGCATCTCATTGCCCACCAGAGAATacatacaggagagagaccctattgCTGTGCTGAGTGTGGAAAAAGATTCTTCCATATATCAGCACTTAACATCCACAAGAGAGTCCactcaggagagagaccctatgccTGCGCTGAGTGTGGAAAGCGATTTATGGATTCATCAACATTTCGtaatcatcaggcaatccactCAGAAAAGAGACCCCATCGCTGTAACCAATGTGGGAAAGGCTTCAAAGTTATATCAAGTCTTACTAGACACCTGAAAATCCACAGCGAAGAGAGACCCTTCTTGTGTCATGAGTGTGGGAAAAATTTTTGTCTACGAGAACATCTGatcagacatcagagaatccacactggggAGCAGCCCTATTGCTgtgctgagtgtgggaaaaaattCAGTCTCCTTCAAAGTCTCAGGAGACACCAGGAAACCCATATTACGGGGAGGCTCCATCGCTGTGCTGAGTGTGGGAAAATATTCCGTCATCCAGAAAATCTCTCTCGACACCAGGGAGTCCACACTGGGAAACTCCATCGCTGCACTGAGTGTGGAAAAGGCTTTGTCTATATACATCATCTCAAGAgccaccagagaatccacactggagagaaaccctatTGTTGCACTGAGTGCGGGAAAAGTTTCACCCAATTGTCTGGCCTCACCAACCACCTGAGAATCCATTCAGGAGAGCGACCCTATCCCTGCACGCAGTGTGGGAAGCGCTTTGCTCACTCATCATCTCTCACTGAGCATCTGAAAATCCATTCAGGAGAGCGACCATATTCCTGCATTCAGTGTGGGAAGCACTTTGCTCGCTCATCATCTCTTACTCAGCATCAGAGAACCCACCCAGGAGAGCGACCATATTCCTGCACTCAGTGTGGGAAGCGCTTTGCTCGTTCATCATATCTTACTAAACACCAGAGCACCCACTCATGA